A single window of Corythoichthys intestinalis isolate RoL2023-P3 chromosome 21, ASM3026506v1, whole genome shotgun sequence DNA harbors:
- the kcnj12a gene encoding ATP-sensitive inward rectifier potassium channel 12 has product MSVGRINRYSIVSSEEEGLRLTTMHGMNGFGNGKIHTRRKCRSRFVKKNGQCNVQFANMDDKSQRYMADIFTTCVDIRWRWMLVVFTLVFVVSWLAFGLAFWVIALLHGDLDNPAGDDNFTPCVLQVNGFVAAFLFSIETQSTIGYGYRCVTEECPVAVFMVVFQSIVGCIIDCFMIGAIMAKMARPKKRAQTLLFSHNAVIAMRDGKLCLMWRVGNLRKSHIVEAHVRAQLIKPRITDEGEYIPLDQIDINVGFDKGLDRIFLVSPITILHEIDEESPLFGIGKQDLESSDFEIVVILEGMVEATAMTTQARSSYLSSEILWGHRFEPVLFEEKNLYKVDYAHFHKTYEVPSTPRCSAKDMLENKFLVPTSNSFCYENELAFLNRDEEEDDGGGGSRALANLSPDRNSRHEFERLQATRTLDQRSYRRESEI; this is encoded by the coding sequence ATGAGCGTGGGGAGAATCAACCGCTACAGCATCGTGTCATCCGAGGAAGAGGGCCTCCGCCTGACGACCATGCATGGCATGAACGGTTTTGGCAATGGCAAGATCCACACGCGCCGCAAGTGCCGCAGCCGCTTCGTCAAAAAGAACGGCCAGTGCAACGTGCAGTTTGCCAACATGGATGACAAGTCCCAGCGCTACATGGCTGACATATTCACCACCTGTGTGGATATCCGCTGGCGGTGGATGCTGGTGGTCTTCACCCTGGTGTTCGTGGTTTCTTGGCTAGCTTTCGGTTTGGCCTTCTGGGTCATCGCCTTGCTACACGGGGATTTGGATAACCCAGCGGGTGATGACAACTTCACTCCATGCGTCCTGCAAGTCAACGGATTTGTGGCTGCCTTCCTATTCTCCATTGAAACGCAGTCCACTATTGGCTACGGCTACCGTTGTGTCACTGAGGAGTGCCCAGTCGCGGTTTTCATGGTGGTTTTCCAGTCTATCGTGGGTTGCATCATTGACTGCTTCATGATCGGCGCCATCATGGCCAAGATGGCGAGGCCTAAGAAACGAGCGCAAACGCTGCTGTTTAGCCACAATGCTGTCATTGCTATGCGGGACGGGAAACTATGTCTCATGTGGCGGGTGGGAAACCTTCGCAAGAGCCATATTGTCGAGGCCCACGTCAGGGCGCAGCTCATTAAGCCTCGGATCACCGACGAAGGGGAGTATATTCCTCTGGACCAAATAGACATCAACGTGGGTTTTGACAAAGGTCTGGACAGGATTTTCTTGGTTTCGCCTATAACGATTCTCCATGAAATAGACGAGGAGAGCCCCCTTTTTGGGATAGGCAAGCAGGACCTGGAGTCCTCTGATTTTGAGATCGTGGTCATCTTGGAAGGCATGGTGGAAGCAACAGCCATGACCACCCAGGCTCGCAGTTCGTACTTATCCTCTGAGATCCTTTGGGGGCACAGGTTCGAGCCTGTCCTGTTTGAGGAGAAGAACCTCTACAAGGTGGATTACGCCCACTTTCACAAAACCTACGAGGTGCCGTCCACCCCCCGCTGCAGTGCCAAGGACATGTTGGAGAACAAGTTCCTGGTTCCCACTTCTAACTCCTTCTGCTACGAAAACGAGCTGGCTTTCCTCAACCGCGACGAAGAGGAGGACGACGGAGGCGGAGGGAGTCGAGCGCTGGCAAACCTCAGTCCTGACCGGAATAGTCGACATGAGTTTGAACGCTTGCAGGCCACCAGAACTCTGGATCAAAGGTCTTATCGGAGAGAGTCGGAAATATGA